A window of the Nycticebus coucang isolate mNycCou1 chromosome 3, mNycCou1.pri, whole genome shotgun sequence genome harbors these coding sequences:
- the STX10 gene encoding syntaxin-10 isoform X1 → MSLEDPFFVVRGEVQKAVNTARGLYQRWCELLQESTSVRREELDWTTNELRNGLRSIEWDLEDLEETIGIVESNPGKFKLPAGDLQERKEFVERMQEAVQEMKDHMVSPTAIASMERNNREMLAAKPAAQKSPSDLLDASAVSATSRYIEEQQAMQQLIIDQQDQQLEMVSGSIQVLKHVSARVGEQLDEQGIMLDAFAHEMDNTQSRMDGVLRKMAKVSHMTSDRRQWCAIMVLLGVLLVVLILLFSL, encoded by the exons ATGTCTCTCGAAGACCCTTTTTTTGTAGTCCGAGG CGAGGTGCAAAAGGCGGTGAACACGGCCCGTGGTCTGTACCAGCGCTGGTGCGAGCTCCTACAGGAGAGCACGTCAGTGAGACGCGAGGAATTAGACTGGACGACCAATGAGCTGCGGAATGGCCTGCGCAGCATTGAGTGGGACCTCGAGGACCTGGAAGAGACCATTG GGATAGTGGAATCCAATCCAGGCAAATtcaagctcccagctggtgaccTGCAGGAGAGAAAGGAGTTTGTGGAGAGAATGCAGGAGGCGGTCCAG GAAATGAAGGACCATATGGTCAGCCCAACAGCCATAGCCTCCATGGAGAGGAATAATAGAGAG ATGCTGGCAGCTAAGCCAGCTGCCCAGAAGTCACCCAGTGACCTGCTAGATGCCAGCGCAGTCTCAGCCACCTCTCGCTACATTGAGGAACAGCAGGCCATGCAGCAG CTAATTATAGACCAACAGGATCAACAGCTGGAAATGGTGTCTGGAAGCATCCAGGTTCTGAAACACGTGTCTGCCCGTGTTGGGGAGCAATTGGACGAGCAGGGCAT CATGCTCGATGCCTTTGCTCATGAGATGGACAACACTCAGTCCCGGATGGATGGTGTCCTCAGGAAGATGGCCAAAGTATCTCACATGACAAGTG ACCGGCGACAATGGTGTGCCATCATGGTGCTACTTGGGGTTCTTCTTGTGGTTTTAATCCTACTCTTCTCTCTCTGA
- the STX10 gene encoding syntaxin-10 isoform X2, giving the protein MSLEDPFFVVRGEVQKAVNTARGLYQRWCELLQESTSVRREELDWTTNELRNGLRSIEWDLEDLEETIGIVESNPGKFKLPAGDLQERKEFVERMQEAVQEMKDHMVSPTAIASMERNNREMLAAKPAAQKSPSDLLDASAVSATSRYIEEQQAMQQLIIDQQDQQLEMVSGSIQVLKHVSARVGEQLDEQGIMLDAFAHEMDNTQSRMDGVLRKMAKVSHMTSEPQAVPLGRVPWHYS; this is encoded by the exons ATGTCTCTCGAAGACCCTTTTTTTGTAGTCCGAGG CGAGGTGCAAAAGGCGGTGAACACGGCCCGTGGTCTGTACCAGCGCTGGTGCGAGCTCCTACAGGAGAGCACGTCAGTGAGACGCGAGGAATTAGACTGGACGACCAATGAGCTGCGGAATGGCCTGCGCAGCATTGAGTGGGACCTCGAGGACCTGGAAGAGACCATTG GGATAGTGGAATCCAATCCAGGCAAATtcaagctcccagctggtgaccTGCAGGAGAGAAAGGAGTTTGTGGAGAGAATGCAGGAGGCGGTCCAG GAAATGAAGGACCATATGGTCAGCCCAACAGCCATAGCCTCCATGGAGAGGAATAATAGAGAG ATGCTGGCAGCTAAGCCAGCTGCCCAGAAGTCACCCAGTGACCTGCTAGATGCCAGCGCAGTCTCAGCCACCTCTCGCTACATTGAGGAACAGCAGGCCATGCAGCAG CTAATTATAGACCAACAGGATCAACAGCTGGAAATGGTGTCTGGAAGCATCCAGGTTCTGAAACACGTGTCTGCCCGTGTTGGGGAGCAATTGGACGAGCAGGGCAT CATGCTCGATGCCTTTGCTCATGAGATGGACAACACTCAGTCCCGGATGGATGGTGTCCTCAGGAAGATGGCCAAAGTATCTCACATGACAAGTG
- the STX10 gene encoding syntaxin-10 isoform X3, translated as MSLEDPFFVVRGEVQKAVNTARGLYQRWCELLQESTSVRREELDWTTNELRNGLRSIEWDLEDLEETIGIVESNPGKFKLPAGDLQERKEFVERMQEAVQEMKDHMVSPTAIASMERNNREMLAAKPAAQKSPSDLLDASAVSATSRYIEEQQAMQQLIIDQQDQQLEMVSGSIQVLKHVSARVGEQLDEQACSMPLLMRWTTLSPGWMVSSGRWPKYLT; from the exons ATGTCTCTCGAAGACCCTTTTTTTGTAGTCCGAGG CGAGGTGCAAAAGGCGGTGAACACGGCCCGTGGTCTGTACCAGCGCTGGTGCGAGCTCCTACAGGAGAGCACGTCAGTGAGACGCGAGGAATTAGACTGGACGACCAATGAGCTGCGGAATGGCCTGCGCAGCATTGAGTGGGACCTCGAGGACCTGGAAGAGACCATTG GGATAGTGGAATCCAATCCAGGCAAATtcaagctcccagctggtgaccTGCAGGAGAGAAAGGAGTTTGTGGAGAGAATGCAGGAGGCGGTCCAG GAAATGAAGGACCATATGGTCAGCCCAACAGCCATAGCCTCCATGGAGAGGAATAATAGAGAG ATGCTGGCAGCTAAGCCAGCTGCCCAGAAGTCACCCAGTGACCTGCTAGATGCCAGCGCAGTCTCAGCCACCTCTCGCTACATTGAGGAACAGCAGGCCATGCAGCAG CTAATTATAGACCAACAGGATCAACAGCTGGAAATGGTGTCTGGAAGCATCCAGGTTCTGAAACACGTGTCTGCCCGTGTTGGGGAGCAATTGGACGAGCAGG CATGCTCGATGCCTTTGCTCATGAGATGGACAACACTCAGTCCCGGATGGATGGTGTCCTCAGGAAGATGGCCAAAGTATCTCACATGA
- the IER2 gene encoding immediate early response gene 2 protein isoform X1, which yields MRRLYGWSGGRGMGASPLKGPSPRMNGPTGAARRMWAGHEFHLRHSTLHLLWWYGWTRRKVTTPRARRGTRDAPCPAVPIALNRGVVMEVQKEAQRIMTLSVWKMYHSRMQRGGLRLHRSLQLSLVMRSARELYLSAKVEAHEPEASFQPAHSSDPLLNPPREAGAGALDGEQPSLEPIDTQEAPRAEEVSGCGAPRPAKGNRKRRSSSLSDGGDVGLVPNKKARLEEEEEVEGVSSEVPDRLQPSPAQAEGAFPNLARVLQRRFSDLLNCNPVAPPTAPPACEAKTACRPADNLLNVLVRAVVAF from the exons ATGCGAAGGCTTTATGGCTGGTCTGGCGGGAGAGGGATGGGGGCTTCACCCCTTAAAGGGCCCTCACCACGAATGAATG GACCCACTGGGGCCGCCAGACGGATGTGGGCGGGCCATGAGTTCCACCTTCGGCACTCCACACTACACCTGCTCTGGTGGTACGGCTGGACTCGGAGAAAGGTGACCACCCCGAGAGCTCGGCGTGGAACAAGAGACGCTCCTTGCCCAG CAGTCCCTATTGCCCTCAACCGTGGAGTTGTCATGGAGGTGCAGAAGGAGGCACAACGAATCATGACCCTGTCTGTTTGGAAGATGTACCACTCGCGCATGCAGCGCGGTGGCCTACGGCTGCACCGGAGTCTGCAGCTGTCGCTGGTTATGCGCAGCGCTCGGGAGCTCTACCTCTCAGCCAAGGTGGAGGCCCACGAGCCGGAAGCATCCTTTCAGCCAGCCCACTCCTCTGACCCTCTCCTGAACCCGCCGCGGGAAGCGGGAGCCGGAGCCCTGGACGGTGAGCAGCCCTCCCTGGAGCCCATAGACACGCAGGAGGCGCCGAGAGCTGAGGAGGTCTCTGGCTGTGGTGCCCCGCGCCCCGCCAAAGGGAACCGCAAGCGGCGGAGCAGCAGCCTTAGTGACGGAGGGGACGTCGGACTGGTCCCAAACAAGAAAGCCCGtctggaagaagaggaggaggtggagggggtGTCATCGGAGGTCCCTGATCGCCTGCAGCCCTCTCCAGCCCAAGCCGAGGGCGCCTTTCCTAACCTGGCTCGCGTCCTACAGAGGCGCTTCTCCGACCTCCTGAATTGCAACCCAGTGGCGCCCCCGACGGCGCCGCCCGCCTGCGAGGCAAAGACGGCCTGCCGCCCGGCGGACAATCTCCTGAACGTGCTCGTGAGGGCCGTAGTGGCCTTCTGA
- the IER2 gene encoding immediate early response gene 2 protein isoform X2 — translation MRRLYGWSGGRGMGASPLKGPSPRMNAVPIALNRGVVMEVQKEAQRIMTLSVWKMYHSRMQRGGLRLHRSLQLSLVMRSARELYLSAKVEAHEPEASFQPAHSSDPLLNPPREAGAGALDGEQPSLEPIDTQEAPRAEEVSGCGAPRPAKGNRKRRSSSLSDGGDVGLVPNKKARLEEEEEVEGVSSEVPDRLQPSPAQAEGAFPNLARVLQRRFSDLLNCNPVAPPTAPPACEAKTACRPADNLLNVLVRAVVAF, via the exons ATGCGAAGGCTTTATGGCTGGTCTGGCGGGAGAGGGATGGGGGCTTCACCCCTTAAAGGGCCCTCACCACGAATGAATG CAGTCCCTATTGCCCTCAACCGTGGAGTTGTCATGGAGGTGCAGAAGGAGGCACAACGAATCATGACCCTGTCTGTTTGGAAGATGTACCACTCGCGCATGCAGCGCGGTGGCCTACGGCTGCACCGGAGTCTGCAGCTGTCGCTGGTTATGCGCAGCGCTCGGGAGCTCTACCTCTCAGCCAAGGTGGAGGCCCACGAGCCGGAAGCATCCTTTCAGCCAGCCCACTCCTCTGACCCTCTCCTGAACCCGCCGCGGGAAGCGGGAGCCGGAGCCCTGGACGGTGAGCAGCCCTCCCTGGAGCCCATAGACACGCAGGAGGCGCCGAGAGCTGAGGAGGTCTCTGGCTGTGGTGCCCCGCGCCCCGCCAAAGGGAACCGCAAGCGGCGGAGCAGCAGCCTTAGTGACGGAGGGGACGTCGGACTGGTCCCAAACAAGAAAGCCCGtctggaagaagaggaggaggtggagggggtGTCATCGGAGGTCCCTGATCGCCTGCAGCCCTCTCCAGCCCAAGCCGAGGGCGCCTTTCCTAACCTGGCTCGCGTCCTACAGAGGCGCTTCTCCGACCTCCTGAATTGCAACCCAGTGGCGCCCCCGACGGCGCCGCCCGCCTGCGAGGCAAAGACGGCCTGCCGCCCGGCGGACAATCTCCTGAACGTGCTCGTGAGGGCCGTAGTGGCCTTCTGA
- the IER2 gene encoding immediate early response gene 2 protein isoform X3, giving the protein MWAGHEFHLRHSTLHLLWWYGWTRRKVTTPRARRGTRDAPCPAVPIALNRGVVMEVQKEAQRIMTLSVWKMYHSRMQRGGLRLHRSLQLSLVMRSARELYLSAKVEAHEPEASFQPAHSSDPLLNPPREAGAGALDGEQPSLEPIDTQEAPRAEEVSGCGAPRPAKGNRKRRSSSLSDGGDVGLVPNKKARLEEEEEVEGVSSEVPDRLQPSPAQAEGAFPNLARVLQRRFSDLLNCNPVAPPTAPPACEAKTACRPADNLLNVLVRAVVAF; this is encoded by the exons ATGTGGGCGGGCCATGAGTTCCACCTTCGGCACTCCACACTACACCTGCTCTGGTGGTACGGCTGGACTCGGAGAAAGGTGACCACCCCGAGAGCTCGGCGTGGAACAAGAGACGCTCCTTGCCCAG CAGTCCCTATTGCCCTCAACCGTGGAGTTGTCATGGAGGTGCAGAAGGAGGCACAACGAATCATGACCCTGTCTGTTTGGAAGATGTACCACTCGCGCATGCAGCGCGGTGGCCTACGGCTGCACCGGAGTCTGCAGCTGTCGCTGGTTATGCGCAGCGCTCGGGAGCTCTACCTCTCAGCCAAGGTGGAGGCCCACGAGCCGGAAGCATCCTTTCAGCCAGCCCACTCCTCTGACCCTCTCCTGAACCCGCCGCGGGAAGCGGGAGCCGGAGCCCTGGACGGTGAGCAGCCCTCCCTGGAGCCCATAGACACGCAGGAGGCGCCGAGAGCTGAGGAGGTCTCTGGCTGTGGTGCCCCGCGCCCCGCCAAAGGGAACCGCAAGCGGCGGAGCAGCAGCCTTAGTGACGGAGGGGACGTCGGACTGGTCCCAAACAAGAAAGCCCGtctggaagaagaggaggaggtggagggggtGTCATCGGAGGTCCCTGATCGCCTGCAGCCCTCTCCAGCCCAAGCCGAGGGCGCCTTTCCTAACCTGGCTCGCGTCCTACAGAGGCGCTTCTCCGACCTCCTGAATTGCAACCCAGTGGCGCCCCCGACGGCGCCGCCCGCCTGCGAGGCAAAGACGGCCTGCCGCCCGGCGGACAATCTCCTGAACGTGCTCGTGAGGGCCGTAGTGGCCTTCTGA
- the IER2 gene encoding immediate early response gene 2 protein isoform X4, protein MEVQKEAQRIMTLSVWKMYHSRMQRGGLRLHRSLQLSLVMRSARELYLSAKVEAHEPEASFQPAHSSDPLLNPPREAGAGALDGEQPSLEPIDTQEAPRAEEVSGCGAPRPAKGNRKRRSSSLSDGGDVGLVPNKKARLEEEEEVEGVSSEVPDRLQPSPAQAEGAFPNLARVLQRRFSDLLNCNPVAPPTAPPACEAKTACRPADNLLNVLVRAVVAF, encoded by the coding sequence ATGGAGGTGCAGAAGGAGGCACAACGAATCATGACCCTGTCTGTTTGGAAGATGTACCACTCGCGCATGCAGCGCGGTGGCCTACGGCTGCACCGGAGTCTGCAGCTGTCGCTGGTTATGCGCAGCGCTCGGGAGCTCTACCTCTCAGCCAAGGTGGAGGCCCACGAGCCGGAAGCATCCTTTCAGCCAGCCCACTCCTCTGACCCTCTCCTGAACCCGCCGCGGGAAGCGGGAGCCGGAGCCCTGGACGGTGAGCAGCCCTCCCTGGAGCCCATAGACACGCAGGAGGCGCCGAGAGCTGAGGAGGTCTCTGGCTGTGGTGCCCCGCGCCCCGCCAAAGGGAACCGCAAGCGGCGGAGCAGCAGCCTTAGTGACGGAGGGGACGTCGGACTGGTCCCAAACAAGAAAGCCCGtctggaagaagaggaggaggtggagggggtGTCATCGGAGGTCCCTGATCGCCTGCAGCCCTCTCCAGCCCAAGCCGAGGGCGCCTTTCCTAACCTGGCTCGCGTCCTACAGAGGCGCTTCTCCGACCTCCTGAATTGCAACCCAGTGGCGCCCCCGACGGCGCCGCCCGCCTGCGAGGCAAAGACGGCCTGCCGCCCGGCGGACAATCTCCTGAACGTGCTCGTGAGGGCCGTAGTGGCCTTCTGA